A window from Pseudomonas sp. MRSN 12121 encodes these proteins:
- a CDS encoding cytochrome c — protein MNKLLVSLLLTLGITGVAHAAGDAAAGQAKAAVCGACHGPDGNSMAPNFPKLAGQGERYLNKQLHDIKSGKRQVLEMTGLLTNLSDQDLADISAYFASQKGSVGAADPKVVARGEELFRGGKLDQGMPSCTGCHSPNGTGNAAAGFPHLGGQHAQYVAKQLTDFREGNRTNDGDTMIMRSIAAKLSNKDIEAVSSYIQGLH, from the coding sequence ATGAACAAATTACTCGTGAGTCTGCTGTTGACCTTGGGCATCACAGGTGTCGCCCATGCTGCAGGCGACGCTGCTGCCGGTCAGGCGAAAGCCGCTGTGTGTGGTGCTTGCCATGGTCCGGATGGGAACAGCATGGCGCCTAACTTTCCGAAGCTGGCGGGTCAGGGTGAGCGTTACCTGAACAAGCAGTTGCACGACATCAAGTCCGGCAAGCGCCAGGTGCTGGAAATGACCGGCCTGCTGACCAACCTGAGCGATCAGGACCTGGCTGACATCTCCGCCTACTTCGCCAGCCAGAAAGGCAGCGTCGGCGCGGCGGATCCGAAAGTCGTGGCTCGCGGTGAAGAACTGTTCCGTGGTGGCAAGCTGGATCAAGGCATGCCTTCCTGCACCGGCTGCCACTCGCCAAATGGCACGGGCAACGCCGCTGCCGGCTTCCCGCACCTGGGCGGCCAGCACGCTCAGTACGTGGCCAAGCAGCTGACCGACTTCCGTGAAGGCAACCGCACCAACGACGGCGACACCATGATCATGCGCAGCATCGCCGCCAAGCTGAGCAACAAGGATATCGAGGCTGTATCCAGCTACATCCAGGGCCTGCACTGA
- a CDS encoding thiol:disulfide interchange protein DsbA/DsbL: protein MRNLILSAALVTASLFGMTAQAAEPLEAGKQYVELSSAVPVAVPGKIEVVELFWYGCPHCYAFEPTINPWVEKLPADVNFVRIPAMFGGIWNVHGQLFITLEAMGVEHKVHKAVFEAIHGGKKLASPEEMAEFLAGEGIDKDKFLSTYNSFAVKGKVEDAKKKAQAYQISGVPTMVVNGKYRFDLGTAGGPEGALSVADQLIAKERAAK from the coding sequence ATGCGTAATCTGATTCTCAGCGCCGCTCTCGTCACCGCCAGCCTGTTTGGCATGACCGCTCAAGCCGCCGAGCCCCTCGAAGCCGGTAAACAATATGTAGAGCTGAGCAGCGCCGTTCCGGTTGCGGTGCCTGGCAAGATCGAAGTGGTCGAGCTGTTCTGGTATGGCTGCCCACACTGCTACGCCTTCGAGCCGACCATTAACCCCTGGGTTGAGAAGCTGCCGGCCGACGTCAATTTCGTACGTATCCCGGCCATGTTCGGCGGTATCTGGAACGTTCATGGCCAGCTGTTCATCACCCTGGAAGCCATGGGTGTCGAGCACAAGGTGCACAAGGCCGTATTCGAAGCCATCCATGGCGGCAAGAAACTCGCTTCCCCAGAGGAAATGGCCGAGTTCCTGGCTGGCGAAGGTATCGACAAGGACAAGTTCCTGAGCACCTACAACTCGTTCGCCGTCAAAGGCAAGGTCGAGGACGCGAAGAAGAAGGCCCAGGCCTATCAGATCTCCGGCGTACCGACCATGGTCGTCAACGGCAAGTACCGCTTCGACTTGGGCACCGCCGGTGGTCCCGAGGGCGCCCTGAGCGTCGCCGACCAGTTGATCGCCAAAGAGCGAGCGGCCAAGTAA
- the polA gene encoding DNA polymerase I → MSQAPLVLVDGSSYLYRAFHALPPLTTSKGMPTGAVKGVLNMLKSLRKQYPDSPFAVVFDAKGGTFRDEMYAEYKANRPSMPDDMRVQIEPLHASVIALGFPLLCVEGVEADDVIGTLARSSAAADRPVVISTGDKDMAQLVDGHITLVNTMSGSSMDVEGVKEKFGVAPEQIIDYLALMGDSSDNIPGVPGIGPKTASGLLVGVNGGLKELYDQLDIVPSLPIRGAKTLPAKLEEHKEMAFLSYQLATIKVDVPLDIGLDDLHLGEPDRDKLIELYSLMEFKSWLDELQRDAKRLELSEAATPGAAVDLLTVVEVEVEVAVPAVVETRYETILDQTRFDVWLEKLKNAKLFAFDTETTGIDAQQAQLVGLSFAVEAHEAAYIPLTHSYIGAPEQLDRDTVLRALKPLLEDPQKLKVGQHAKFDMNILANCAIGGDQANGITVRGVAFDTMLESYVLNSTATRHDMDSLAEKYLGHATVSFQDIAGKGAKQLTFDQIALEQAGPYAAEDADVTLRLHQVLHEKLAAIPSLASVLSDIEMPVVPVLARIERQGALVDADLLGVQSIELGDKMVALEREAFEIAGEEFNLGSPKQLGVILYDKLGLPVLKKTAKGQPSTAEEVLAKLAEDDYPLPRVLMQYRSMSKLKSTYTDRLPEQINPRTGRIHTSYHQAVASTGRLSSSDPNLQNIPVRTAEGRRIRQAFIAPPGYKLLAADYSQIELRIMAHLSRDEGLMNAFRNNLDVHTATAAEVFKVDLENVSSDQRRSAKAINFGLIYGMGAQKLGKDIGVDTKTAKAYIDTYFARYPGVREYMDRTRAQAADQGYVETLFGRRLYLPEINSNKPQERAGAERTAINAPMQGTAADIIKKAMVAVDNWLATSGLDAKVILQVHDELVLEVREDLVAQVSEEIRGYMSNAATLDVPLLVEVGVGSNWDEAH, encoded by the coding sequence ATGAGCCAAGCCCCCCTCGTCCTGGTGGACGGTTCGTCCTACCTGTATCGCGCCTTCCACGCGCTGCCGCCCTTGACCACTTCCAAAGGCATGCCGACCGGTGCGGTCAAGGGCGTGCTGAACATGCTCAAGAGTCTGCGCAAGCAGTACCCCGACAGCCCGTTCGCCGTGGTGTTCGACGCCAAGGGCGGGACTTTCCGCGACGAGATGTATGCCGAGTACAAGGCCAATCGCCCGAGCATGCCCGATGACATGCGCGTCCAGATCGAGCCGCTGCACGCCAGCGTGATCGCCCTGGGCTTTCCGCTGCTGTGCGTCGAGGGCGTCGAGGCGGACGACGTGATCGGCACCCTGGCCCGCAGCAGCGCGGCGGCTGACCGTCCGGTGGTGATTTCCACCGGCGACAAGGACATGGCGCAACTGGTGGACGGCCACATTACGCTGGTCAACACCATGTCCGGAAGCAGCATGGACGTGGAAGGCGTGAAGGAGAAATTCGGCGTCGCTCCCGAGCAGATCATCGATTACCTGGCGCTGATGGGCGATTCCTCCGACAACATTCCGGGGGTGCCGGGGATTGGCCCCAAGACCGCTTCTGGCCTGCTGGTCGGGGTGAACGGCGGCCTGAAAGAGCTGTATGACCAGCTCGACATCGTGCCGAGCCTGCCGATTCGCGGGGCCAAGACCCTGCCGGCCAAGCTCGAGGAACACAAGGAAATGGCGTTCCTCTCCTATCAGCTGGCGACCATCAAGGTCGACGTACCGCTGGACATCGGCCTGGATGACCTGCACCTGGGCGAGCCGGACCGGGACAAGCTGATCGAGCTGTACAGCCTGATGGAGTTCAAGAGCTGGCTCGACGAACTGCAGCGCGACGCCAAGCGCCTCGAACTGAGCGAAGCCGCGACGCCTGGAGCGGCGGTCGATCTGCTGACCGTGGTCGAGGTTGAAGTCGAGGTCGCGGTGCCGGCCGTTGTCGAAACCCGATATGAAACCATCCTCGACCAGACGCGTTTCGACGTCTGGCTGGAGAAGCTGAAGAACGCCAAGCTGTTCGCCTTCGACACCGAAACCACCGGCATCGATGCCCAGCAGGCGCAGCTTGTGGGCTTGTCTTTCGCGGTAGAGGCCCACGAAGCGGCCTATATCCCGCTGACCCACTCCTACATCGGCGCGCCCGAACAGCTGGATCGCGATACGGTCCTGCGCGCGTTGAAGCCGCTGCTGGAGGACCCGCAAAAACTAAAGGTCGGCCAGCACGCCAAGTTCGACATGAACATCCTGGCCAACTGCGCCATCGGTGGCGATCAGGCCAATGGCATCACCGTGCGTGGTGTCGCTTTCGACACGATGCTCGAATCCTACGTGCTCAACTCCACGGCCACCCGCCACGACATGGACAGCCTGGCGGAGAAATACCTGGGCCATGCCACCGTGAGTTTCCAGGACATCGCCGGCAAGGGCGCCAAGCAGCTGACGTTCGATCAGATTGCCCTTGAGCAGGCCGGGCCCTATGCCGCCGAAGACGCCGATGTGACCCTGCGCCTGCATCAGGTGCTGCACGAGAAGCTGGCGGCGATCCCGAGCCTGGCCAGTGTGCTCAGCGATATCGAAATGCCCGTGGTGCCGGTGCTGGCGCGCATCGAGCGCCAGGGTGCGCTGGTGGATGCCGACCTGCTGGGCGTGCAGAGCATCGAGCTGGGCGACAAGATGGTGGCGCTGGAGCGCGAAGCCTTCGAGATTGCCGGCGAGGAATTCAACCTGGGGTCGCCCAAGCAACTGGGGGTGATCCTCTACGACAAGCTCGGCCTGCCGGTGCTGAAGAAGACCGCCAAGGGCCAGCCGTCCACCGCCGAAGAGGTGCTGGCCAAGCTGGCCGAGGACGACTACCCGCTGCCCAGGGTGCTGATGCAATACCGCTCCATGAGCAAGCTCAAGAGCACCTACACCGACCGCCTGCCGGAGCAGATCAACCCGCGTACCGGGCGGATCCACACCTCCTACCATCAGGCGGTGGCCTCCACCGGGCGTTTGTCCTCCAGCGATCCGAACCTGCAGAACATCCCGGTGCGTACCGCCGAAGGCCGGCGCATCCGCCAGGCGTTCATCGCTCCGCCGGGCTACAAGCTGCTGGCGGCGGACTATTCGCAGATTGAGTTGCGGATCATGGCGCACCTGTCCCGCGACGAAGGCTTGATGAATGCTTTCCGTAACAACCTCGACGTGCACACGGCGACGGCCGCCGAGGTGTTCAAGGTCGACCTCGAGAACGTCAGCTCCGATCAGCGCCGCAGCGCGAAGGCGATCAACTTCGGGCTGATCTACGGCATGGGCGCGCAGAAGCTCGGCAAGGACATCGGCGTCGATACCAAGACCGCCAAGGCCTATATCGACACCTACTTCGCCCGTTACCCCGGCGTGCGCGAATACATGGACCGCACGCGTGCCCAGGCCGCGGACCAGGGCTATGTGGAAACCCTGTTCGGGCGTCGCCTGTACCTGCCGGAGATCAACTCCAACAAGCCACAGGAGCGTGCCGGCGCCGAGCGTACGGCGATCAACGCGCCGATGCAGGGTACGGCGGCCGACATCATCAAGAAGGCAATGGTGGCGGTGGACAATTGGCTGGCGACCTCGGGCCTGGATGCCAAAGTCATCCTGCAAGTGCACGACGAACTGGTGCTGGAGGTGCGCGAAGATCTGGTGGCCCAGGTGAGCGAGGAGATCCGCGGCTATATGAGCAACGCCGCGACCCTGGATGTGCCGCTGCTGGTCGAAGTCGGGGTGGGCAGCAACTGGGACGAGGCGCACTGA
- a CDS encoding cytochrome c5 family protein produces the protein MTKWLLATGLLMPLYSAQATQDPEAVYNRVCGACHSGQLPTAPRKGDQGAWAPRLAQGMETLVQHVTQGFKAMPPRGLCMDCSAEDYRAIILWMSE, from the coding sequence ATGACGAAATGGCTGCTGGCTACCGGTCTCCTGATGCCGCTTTACAGCGCTCAGGCTACACAGGACCCGGAAGCCGTGTACAACCGTGTTTGTGGGGCTTGTCATTCCGGCCAACTACCAACGGCTCCCCGCAAGGGAGACCAGGGAGCTTGGGCGCCAAGACTGGCGCAAGGTATGGAGACGCTGGTGCAACACGTGACCCAGGGTTTCAAGGCGATGCCGCCGCGTGGTTTGTGCATGGACTGCAGTGCCGAGGATTACCGAGCCATCATCCTTTGGATGAGCGAGTGA
- a CDS encoding endonuclease/exonuclease/phosphatase family protein, which yields MRRWGSERIVGLHDPRVNEHHVASSGLPADSRLRLLSFNIQVGISTERYRHYLTRGWQHLLPHNGRANNLQKIGDLLGDFDLVALQEADGGSLRSGYVNQVEHLAQLGAFPYWYQQLNRNLGRLAQHSNGVLSRLRPWAIEDHPLPGPKGRGAILLRFGDGPEALVVVMMHLALGARTRTRQLAYIREMIGGYKHQVLMGDMNTHASDLLEHSPLRDLGLLAPQLEATFPSWRPQRCLDHILLSPSLTLERVEVLAQPISDHLPVAVEIRLPGSLTADALPALSPAPRGSHE from the coding sequence ATGCGACGTTGGGGTTCGGAACGCATCGTTGGCCTGCATGATCCGCGGGTCAACGAACATCATGTAGCGTCCTCTGGCCTGCCGGCAGACAGTCGTCTGCGGCTGCTCAGCTTCAATATCCAGGTCGGTATCAGTACCGAGCGTTATCGGCATTACCTGACCCGTGGCTGGCAGCACCTGCTGCCGCACAACGGGCGCGCCAATAACCTGCAAAAGATCGGCGACCTGCTGGGCGACTTCGATCTGGTCGCCCTGCAGGAAGCCGATGGCGGCAGCCTGCGCTCAGGCTACGTCAACCAGGTCGAACACCTGGCCCAGTTGGGGGCCTTCCCCTACTGGTATCAACAACTCAATCGCAACCTCGGTCGCCTGGCGCAGCACAGCAACGGCGTGCTCAGCCGCCTGCGTCCGTGGGCGATAGAGGACCACCCGTTGCCGGGCCCCAAGGGCCGTGGGGCGATTCTTCTGCGCTTCGGCGATGGTCCCGAGGCGCTGGTGGTGGTGATGATGCACCTGGCCCTCGGCGCGCGTACCCGTACCCGGCAGCTGGCTTATATCCGCGAGATGATCGGCGGCTACAAGCACCAGGTGCTGATGGGCGACATGAACACCCATGCCAGCGACCTGCTGGAACATTCGCCATTGCGCGACCTCGGCCTGCTGGCCCCGCAACTGGAAGCGACATTTCCCAGCTGGCGCCCGCAACGCTGTCTCGATCATATTTTGCTCAGCCCCAGCCTGACGCTGGAACGGGTCGAAGTACTGGCCCAGCCGATTTCCGATCACCTGCCGGTCGCGGTAGAGATTCGTCTGCCGGGTTCGCTCACGGCCGATGCATTGCCCGCGTTGAGTCCTGCCCCTCGCGGATCCCATGAATGA
- a CDS encoding GGDEF domain-containing protein, which yields MSDDAQRWKEKYLKSIEQQEKLERRWNARLDLLRRGLVRSTLAAEGTDRAVDQCMKEMREVVRSDDMDAALAALLPRLEKAVLDSEQRRETRVEQMSTALTSLVSQLQKLPLPRDVSRPLKSFAKQLDGRVGQAREIPLLLGELSSLQGKALSQLESPEEPSRPGLLQRLFGGRDADEATAPAVTAPPVAAPSPAAVRPPEMLEAPAPQIEDRPLPLAEAPALESPIAVQPALAPDSLPRAPQPEILPQPLPEEAAAAPTSPPVTAFVPPVLEPEKTVPVELAPQAPDAPPVQVPAEPEPVELSVSEPSPAAEAAVAASNPDELIIAAPAQVAPAPVLLDRLPLPAAMAEVLAAANPQSGEPDVLYALPDSPEPSYSSVAKHIEHTLLGLLDDLSLPERHRPQAESMRDRLQHGLNWYELLPILDDLAVLMLAITDSGQHEFETYLKHLNERLESFQSNLQAASEGHADSHSAARAMDTQIREQVDGLQSSVQEAADLDDLKQVLESHLEGLLGTMDQHQKQRDEREKEVAARLQSLAERVSSMEQEAQGYREHLEEQRQKALIDPLTGLPNRAAWGERLEQEVAQWQQHGNTLLLAMLDLDHFKAINDNYGHLAGDKVLKIIASVLRKRLRGSDFIARFGGEEFVLMMPNTSWPVGARLAETLRAAIEACPFHFKGERVTITMSIGMSAFKPGDHSDLVLKRADQALYRAKNSGRNRVELG from the coding sequence ATGAGCGACGACGCCCAGCGCTGGAAAGAGAAATACCTCAAAAGTATCGAACAACAGGAAAAACTCGAGCGGCGCTGGAATGCCCGCCTCGACCTCCTGCGTCGTGGCCTGGTCCGCAGCACCCTGGCGGCCGAAGGCACGGACCGCGCTGTCGACCAGTGCATGAAGGAAATGCGCGAAGTGGTGCGCTCGGACGACATGGACGCGGCCCTGGCGGCCCTGTTGCCGCGCCTGGAAAAAGCCGTGCTGGATTCCGAGCAGCGTCGCGAAACCCGTGTCGAGCAAATGAGCACGGCGCTGACGTCGCTGGTCAGCCAGTTGCAGAAACTGCCGCTGCCGCGTGACGTCAGCCGACCGCTGAAAAGCTTTGCCAAGCAGCTGGATGGCCGTGTCGGCCAGGCCCGGGAAATTCCGCTGTTGCTGGGCGAGCTGAGCAGCCTGCAAGGCAAGGCGCTGAGCCAGCTGGAGAGCCCGGAGGAGCCAAGTCGCCCTGGCCTGCTGCAACGTTTGTTCGGCGGGCGGGACGCCGATGAAGCGACGGCGCCGGCGGTAACCGCGCCCCCTGTGGCGGCGCCGAGCCCGGCTGCGGTACGGCCGCCGGAAATGCTTGAAGCGCCTGCGCCGCAGATCGAGGACAGGCCCCTGCCATTGGCCGAGGCGCCGGCCCTGGAATCGCCCATTGCGGTCCAGCCAGCCCTTGCGCCTGACAGCCTGCCACGAGCGCCGCAACCGGAAATCCTGCCGCAGCCTCTGCCCGAGGAAGCCGCCGCGGCCCCGACCTCGCCCCCGGTCACTGCCTTTGTGCCGCCGGTACTCGAGCCGGAGAAAACCGTCCCCGTCGAGCTTGCGCCCCAGGCGCCGGATGCACCGCCTGTGCAGGTGCCGGCAGAGCCCGAACCCGTCGAACTGTCCGTATCGGAGCCGTCTCCGGCCGCCGAAGCAGCGGTTGCCGCCAGTAACCCGGACGAATTGATCATCGCCGCGCCGGCGCAGGTCGCTCCGGCGCCTGTGCTGCTCGATCGCCTGCCGTTGCCAGCGGCCATGGCCGAGGTGCTGGCGGCGGCCAACCCACAGTCCGGCGAGCCGGATGTGCTGTATGCCCTGCCCGATTCGCCGGAGCCGTCCTACAGCTCGGTGGCCAAGCATATCGAACATACCCTGCTCGGTCTGCTGGACGACCTGAGCCTGCCCGAGCGCCACCGGCCACAGGCCGAATCCATGCGCGATCGCTTGCAGCATGGGCTTAACTGGTATGAATTGCTGCCGATCCTCGACGATCTTGCGGTGTTGATGCTGGCGATCACCGACAGCGGTCAGCATGAGTTCGAGACCTACCTCAAGCACCTCAACGAACGGCTGGAATCCTTCCAGAGCAATCTGCAGGCAGCCAGCGAAGGCCACGCCGACAGCCATTCCGCAGCGCGGGCCATGGACACGCAGATCCGCGAACAGGTGGATGGCCTGCAAAGCAGCGTCCAGGAAGCCGCCGACCTCGACGACCTCAAACAGGTGCTGGAAAGCCATCTGGAAGGCCTGCTCGGTACCATGGATCAGCACCAGAAGCAGCGCGACGAGCGGGAGAAGGAAGTGGCGGCCCGCCTGCAAAGCCTGGCCGAGCGAGTGTCGAGCATGGAGCAGGAAGCCCAGGGGTATCGCGAGCATCTTGAGGAGCAGCGGCAGAAAGCGCTGATCGACCCGCTGACCGGGCTGCCCAATCGCGCAGCCTGGGGCGAGCGCCTGGAACAGGAAGTGGCGCAGTGGCAGCAGCACGGCAATACCTTGCTGCTGGCGATGCTCGACCTCGACCACTTCAAGGCCATCAACGACAACTATGGGCACCTGGCCGGCGACAAAGTGCTGAAGATCATCGCCAGCGTGCTGCGCAAGCGCCTGCGCGGCAGCGATTTCATCGCCCGTTTCGGCGGGGAAGAGTTCGTGCTGATGATGCCAAACACATCATGGCCGGTCGGTGCGCGCCTGGCGGAAACCCTGCGGGCCGCCATCGAAGCCTGTCCGTTCCACTTCAAGGGCGAGCGGGTGACGATCACCATGTCGATTGGCATGAGCGCCTTCAAACCGGGCGATCACAGCGATCTGGTGCTCAAAAGAGCCGATCAGGCGTTATACCGGGCTAAAAATTCGGGACGGAATCGGGTGGAGCTGGGCTGA
- a CDS encoding EAL domain-containing protein: MMSPAREPLRSWFYRPWLLAMAAAVLSAMLLLAASLGIAMHEVQLRESEQMNARGERFLERLEQLFGQLREGLDVLEEQPLRECSAGMIEILQQVSFSYRFIYEAAYVDAYQACTNWPRQDNLTMVRPPDIRGPTYSYWLNTSGESNENRAVLMLGRGSFRVATSRGHLTDMVDLPAGSSLMVVLDHGKQAIPVLGQTLAWPPAEPAPPSGGNPLQVTESQLIYRMPTTNPEYQLVLVTPRTSMQQEMFDDWWWLVPGSLALALFIGGLVFQLVRQRQSLGAELQGALHRGELQVLYQPIFDLHTRQCVGAEALLRWRRPNGSLTSPELFIPMAEDTGQIRPITDFVLQRLLEQLGHLLRTNPHLYISVNLAACDVMVPRIGKVMARLLALHRVAARQIAFEVTERGLIDVVVARNNLQALRDVGHQVLIDDFGTGYCSLAYLQTLPVDCLKIDKAFVDALGHDAASSGVAPHIIRMAHALQLKVIAEGIEFEDQALLLSSEGVRFGQGWLFARALSAVQFIDLIARGHRRPGPRRLDEEA, translated from the coding sequence ATGATGTCGCCCGCCCGCGAACCCCTGCGCAGTTGGTTCTATCGCCCCTGGCTGCTGGCGATGGCGGCGGCTGTGCTGAGCGCGATGCTGCTGTTGGCGGCGAGCCTGGGCATTGCGATGCATGAGGTGCAGCTGCGCGAAAGCGAGCAGATGAATGCCCGCGGCGAGCGTTTTCTCGAACGCCTGGAGCAGCTGTTCGGCCAATTGCGCGAGGGGCTGGACGTGCTCGAGGAGCAGCCGCTGCGCGAATGCAGCGCCGGCATGATCGAAATCCTGCAACAGGTCAGCTTCAGCTATCGCTTCATTTATGAGGCGGCTTACGTCGATGCCTACCAGGCATGCACCAACTGGCCGCGCCAGGACAACCTGACCATGGTGCGGCCGCCGGACATTCGCGGCCCGACCTACAGCTACTGGCTGAACACCTCCGGCGAATCCAATGAAAATCGCGCGGTGCTGATGCTCGGGCGTGGCAGTTTCCGGGTGGCGACCTCGCGCGGACACCTGACCGATATGGTCGACCTGCCAGCCGGCAGCAGCCTGATGGTGGTGCTCGACCACGGCAAGCAGGCGATCCCGGTGCTGGGCCAGACGCTGGCCTGGCCGCCGGCCGAGCCGGCACCGCCGAGCGGCGGCAATCCATTGCAGGTAACCGAGAGCCAGCTGATCTACCGGATGCCGACCACCAACCCGGAATACCAGCTGGTCCTCGTCACCCCGCGTACCAGCATGCAACAGGAAATGTTCGACGACTGGTGGTGGCTGGTGCCCGGCAGCCTGGCACTCGCGCTGTTCATCGGTGGGCTGGTCTTTCAACTGGTCCGGCAGCGCCAGTCCCTGGGCGCCGAGTTGCAGGGGGCGCTGCATCGCGGCGAGTTGCAGGTGCTGTATCAACCCATCTTCGATCTGCATACGCGCCAGTGCGTCGGGGCCGAAGCGCTGCTGCGCTGGCGGCGTCCGAATGGCTCCCTGACCAGTCCGGAACTGTTCATTCCCATGGCGGAGGACACCGGGCAGATCCGCCCGATCACCGATTTTGTCCTGCAGCGCCTGCTCGAACAGCTGGGGCATCTGCTGCGAACCAACCCGCACCTGTATATCTCGGTCAACCTGGCGGCATGCGACGTCATGGTGCCGCGCATCGGCAAGGTCATGGCGCGCCTTTTGGCGTTGCATCGGGTGGCGGCGCGGCAGATCGCGTTCGAGGTCACCGAACGCGGGCTGATCGATGTGGTGGTCGCGCGGAACAACCTGCAGGCTTTACGGGATGTCGGGCACCAGGTGTTGATCGACGATTTCGGCACGGGGTATTGCAGCCTGGCTTATCTGCAGACCCTGCCGGTGGACTGCCTGAAGATCGACAAGGCCTTCGTCGATGCCCTGGGGCATGACGCGGCCAGCAGTGGCGTGGCCCCGCACATTATTCGCATGGCCCATGCGCTGCAGCTCAAGGTGATCGCCGAGGGTATCGAGTTCGAGGACCAGGCGCTGCTGTTGAGCAGTGAAGGCGTGCGTTTCGGCCAGGGCTGGCTGTTTGCCCGGGCATTGAGCGCGGTGCAGTTCATCGACCTGATCGCCCGCGGGCACCGCCGCCCGGGGCCACGCCGCCTGGATGAAGAAGCCTAG
- the yihA gene encoding ribosome biogenesis GTP-binding protein YihA/YsxC: MQLKNPILGLCQQSTFMLSAAKVDQCPDDEGFEVAFAGRSNAGKSSALNTLTHASLARTSKTPGRTQLLNFFKLDDDRRLVDLPGYGYAKVPIPLKQHWQRHLEAYLGSRESLKGLILMMDIRHPMTDFDQLMLDWAVASGMPMHVLLTKADKLTYGAAKNTLLKVQSQIRKGWGDNVTIQLFSAPKRMGLEEAYTVLANWLELTDKATETEA; the protein is encoded by the coding sequence ATGCAACTGAAAAACCCCATTCTTGGTCTGTGCCAACAGTCCACTTTCATGCTCAGCGCCGCCAAAGTCGATCAATGTCCGGATGACGAAGGCTTCGAAGTGGCCTTCGCCGGGCGTTCCAACGCCGGCAAGTCCAGCGCCCTGAATACCCTGACCCACGCCAGCCTGGCGCGCACCTCGAAAACCCCGGGTCGCACGCAGCTGTTGAACTTCTTCAAGCTAGACGACGATCGCCGTCTGGTCGACCTGCCAGGCTACGGTTATGCAAAAGTGCCGATCCCGCTCAAGCAACACTGGCAGCGTCACCTGGAAGCCTACCTGGGCAGTCGCGAGAGTCTGAAAGGCTTGATTCTGATGATGGACATCCGCCATCCGATGACCGACTTCGACCAGCTGATGCTCGACTGGGCCGTCGCCAGCGGCATGCCGATGCACGTCCTGCTGACCAAGGCCGACAAGCTGACCTACGGCGCAGCCAAGAACACCCTGCTCAAGGTGCAATCGCAAATCCGCAAGGGCTGGGGCGACAACGTCACCATCCAGCTGTTCTCCGCCCCCAAGCGCATGGGCCTGGAAGAGGCCTACACCGTACTGGCCAACTGGCTGGAACTGACCGACAAAGCCACCGAAACCGAGGCCTGA
- a CDS encoding N-acetylmuramoyl-L-alanine amidase — protein MKVLALALSLLVLAGCASGPRIDTSHPSVNFDGRVQFVVVHYTSASMERSLQLLTHGQVSSHYLIGDDKAATIYKLVDEQYRAWHAGESQWQGRTWLNSSSIGIEIVNPGFRDLPTGRVWYPYSEAQIQNLIVLLKDISKRNNISPRHIIGHSDIAPLRKLDPGPMFPWKRLAEAGLGLWPNAQAVARQQAFYAAQLPSISWFQAELARLGYETPQTGQLDVATRHVLAAFQMHYRPSRFDGQPDAESAAILQVLNQTK, from the coding sequence ATGAAAGTCCTTGCCCTCGCCCTGTCCCTTCTCGTGCTCGCCGGTTGTGCCAGCGGCCCGCGCATCGATACCAGCCACCCTTCGGTCAACTTCGATGGGCGGGTGCAGTTCGTGGTCGTGCACTACACCTCCGCCTCGATGGAGCGCTCGCTGCAACTGTTGACCCACGGCCAGGTCAGCAGCCATTACCTGATCGGCGACGACAAGGCGGCAACCATCTACAAGCTGGTGGACGAGCAATACCGCGCCTGGCATGCCGGCGAGAGCCAGTGGCAAGGTCGCACCTGGCTGAACTCCAGCTCCATCGGTATCGAGATCGTCAACCCGGGCTTTCGCGACCTGCCTACCGGTCGCGTCTGGTATCCCTACAGCGAAGCGCAGATCCAGAACCTGATCGTGCTGCTCAAGGACATCAGCAAGCGCAACAACATCTCGCCCCGGCACATCATCGGCCACAGCGATATCGCTCCCTTGCGCAAGCTCGACCCGGGCCCGATGTTCCCCTGGAAGCGCCTGGCCGAAGCCGGGCTCGGCCTGTGGCCCAATGCCCAGGCGGTAGCCCGTCAGCAAGCGTTCTACGCCGCCCAGTTGCCGAGCATCTCCTGGTTCCAGGCGGAACTGGCGCGCCTGGGTTATGAAACCCCGCAGACCGGCCAGCTGGATGTCGCGACCCGGCATGTGCTGGCGGCGTTCCAGATGCATTACCGGCCGTCGCGCTTCGACGGTCAGCCGGACGCGGAAAGCGCGGCGATCCTGCAGGTTCTCAACCAGACAAAATAA